The sequence TTGAGGCGGCCCCATCCGTCTCGGCGGCGGCGGCGGATCGCCTCGTCGAGGTCGTCCGCGATCTCGTCGAAGGGGTGTCGCGCGGTCATCGCTCAGCCCGCCTCCTCGACGGTGAGGGGTTCAGACATCGCCAGCAGCAGTCCGGAGGCCCTCGCGACGTCCGCGTCCTCGAGGATCTGCTGACCGGCCTCGGTCCCGGCACCGCCCGCGGCGGCGAGCTCGGCCTCGATCTTCGCCCGCCGACGCGTCACGGCGGGGGACTCGGCGACGGTCCGGATCGGCTCCGGCTTCTTGGCCTTCTTTGCTCCGTGGACGACCGGCGGGGTGCCGGTGCCGACCGGCAGCGCCGTGCCGGCGGCCTTGCTCGCGATCGACGCCTTCCGGAGCGCCCGGGTGTACTCCGTCCAGTGGGGCCGACACATGGTCCCGAGGCCGTCCTTCCGGCTGGGCTGGACCGGGAAGTCCTCGATCGGCGCCTCGTGGGCCTCGATCCCGAAGGTCTTCGAGCCGATGCACGTGCGCACGACCGTGATGGTCGGGTTCGTCTCGGTCGTCATGATCTACTCCTTCTCGATCGGGTTATCGGGGGCGTACTCGCCCTCGGCGAAGAGGCGGTCGGAGATGATCTGCAGCTCGTGGCGGGTCAGGGCCATGTCTCCGACGTGGCCCCAGTGCAGGTCGTCGCCCGCCGGTGCGTCGTCGTGGTTCTCGAGCGCCTCGGTGATGCGGGCGAGCAGGGCGAGCGCGTCGGCCCGGAGCGCCATGTAGGCGTCAAGAGCGGTGCTGCCTCTGGTGCTCGTGATGTCGGTTCTCCCTTCCGTGGTGCCCGCCGATCTGGCGGGTGCATGACCATCACTCACTCGTGCGGTGCACGAAGTCAAGGCGAAAGATCGGCGGTCGCCGCATGAGCGCGAAGGCCGCTCCCGTCGCGCCGCCGGCCTGGCGGAACCGCATCGTCGGCTCCGGCGAGGTCGCCCCCGACCAGCTCCTCGCCAACCCCGCGAACTGGCGCGTCCATCCCGCCGCCCAGCGGAACGCCCTCCGCGGCTCGCTGTCCGAGGTCGGCTGGGTGGCGCAGGTCATGGTCAACCAGCGGACGGGATACGTCGTCGACGGCCACGCCCGCATCGAGGAGGCCCTCTCTCGCGGCGAGACCTCCGTGCCGGTCCTGTACGTCGATCTCTCGCCCGAGGAGGAGGCGCTCGTCCTCGCGACCCTCGACCCGATCGGGGCGATGGCCGAGCAGTCCACCGAGCGGCTCGAAGCCCTCCTCGCGGACATCACGGTGGACGACGCCGGGCTGGAGGCGCTCCTCGCGAGCATGCGGCCGCCGCGGGCGGGGCTCGTCGATCCCGACGACGTGCCGGACGTGCCGGAGGAGTCGTTCGTCCGACCGGGCGAGCTCTGGGCGCTCGGCGACCACCGCCTGTTGTGCGGCGACGCCACCAACGCCGAGGACGTCGCACGCCTCCTCGACGGGGCGACCCCGACCCTCCTCGCCACCGACCCGCCGTATGGCGTGTCGCTCGACCAGACCTGGCGGGATGGCGTGTACAACGGCCCGCAGAAGCGCGTCCGCGGCTGGGACGTCACGCAGGGCGCCGAGCGGCCGTACATGGTGGTCGGCCGCAAGATGCGCGGCGACGGCAAGGCGGGCGCGCGCACCGCCGGCCATCGCAACATCACGATCAGCGGCGATGTCCGCGCCGACTGGTCCGCGGCGTTCGCCCTCGTGCCCTCCCTCCAGGTCGGCTACATCTGGTACGCGTCCGCCCACACCCTCGAGGTGCTGGCGGGTCTCCTCGACATCGGCTTCGAGCTCGTCGCCCAGATCATCTGGGACAAGGGGCTCTTCTCGATCGGCCGCTCGTGGTACCACTGGGCGCACGAGCCGTGCTTCGTCGTCCGTCGGCCGGGCCTCCCCAACCTCTTCATCGGCGAGCGGAACCAGGCCACGATCTGGCGCGCACCCAGCCCGAAGCGGCTCGGCTCAGGGAGCACCGAGGAGAAGCAGGATCACCCGGCGCAAAAGCCAGTCGTCCTGTCGGAGACGCCGATCCGCAACCACCTCGCGCCCGGTGGGCTCGTGTACGACCCCTTCCTCGGCAGCGGCACGACGCTCATCGCCGCCGAGCGACTCGGCCGACGCTGCTACGGACTCGAGGTCGAGCCGCGCTACTGTCAGGTCATCATCGAGCGCTGGCAGAATTTCACCGGCCGGCCGGCGGAGAAGATCGATGGCTGAGCGCCGACACGATGGGTGGATATTCGGCGCCAAGTTCGGCGCCAGATCCCCACGGTCCTCGACCATACGTCCGTCGGCTATCTTTCATGTCGTCCGGCAGCCCAGCGCTCGATTCGAGCCGGGTCGACCGGGCCGGTGGAGAAGCCAAAGGCATGACGCGTTGGCGAAAGCCTCACATCTACAGCGTTCACGCATGGCCGGCGCCGACTGCGGGCACAGCGAGCGACACGCGCCGGGTCGAGCTCCTCGGCTACGCGAAACTCAACTCGTCAGGCGGCCCTGCTTGCGTCGCGAACGAGTACGTGTGCGGGCGGTTGGGGGAGCTAATCGGCCTTCCCGTGCCGCCCGGCGCAGTCATCAAGGGACCTCCGGGCGTCGCACCGGCATGGGTCACCCTGAGCTTCTCCGACGTGCCGCTGCCGCCCATTGATCCCGCAGAGGTCGCCCGCCGTGTCCCAGCGCTAGCCGCTGAGGTCGTGGTCTTCGACGTGCTGATTGCGAATGAGGATCGGCACCCGCGCAATCTCGCGTTCTTCTCCGCTGACCGCCGGCTTGAAGTGTTCGACCATAGCCATGCCCTTCTGGGAGCAGGCGCGGGCGCTGGGATCGGGCGACTTGACCGTGTCCGCGATGCCTTCGTCGTCGACGGAGCTAGTGGAGGAAACACTCACTGCCTCCTCGACCGCCTCACCGACGCGATGGCCGTGAAGCGCGCCGTCGAGCTCGCCCAGCGCGAGGTCCGCGATCTAGCCGTCCGGCGTGTGTGCGGGGAGGCAGAGCGGCTCGGGATCGGACTAGCCAAAGGAGATGGTGCCATGCTTGCAGACCACATCATCTCGCGGCGCCAGCGACTCGACCAGATCATCCGCAGCAACCTGACGGCGTTTCGCGCGATTCCGGTGGCAGACTGGGGCCTGATATGACGACCGAGATCTACCTGGCCAAGTACGTTCCTGATCCTGCTCGCTGGGAACCGCGCAACATCGGAGTCA is a genomic window of Chloroflexota bacterium containing:
- a CDS encoding DNA modification methylase, with product MSAKAAPVAPPAWRNRIVGSGEVAPDQLLANPANWRVHPAAQRNALRGSLSEVGWVAQVMVNQRTGYVVDGHARIEEALSRGETSVPVLYVDLSPEEEALVLATLDPIGAMAEQSTERLEALLADITVDDAGLEALLASMRPPRAGLVDPDDVPDVPEESFVRPGELWALGDHRLLCGDATNAEDVARLLDGATPTLLATDPPYGVSLDQTWRDGVYNGPQKRVRGWDVTQGAERPYMVVGRKMRGDGKAGARTAGHRNITISGDVRADWSAAFALVPSLQVGYIWYASAHTLEVLAGLLDIGFELVAQIIWDKGLFSIGRSWYHWAHEPCFVVRRPGLPNLFIGERNQATIWRAPSPKRLGSGSTEEKQDHPAQKPVVLSETPIRNHLAPGGLVYDPFLGSGTTLIAAERLGRRCYGLEVEPRYCQVIIERWQNFTGRPAEKIDG